The following proteins are encoded in a genomic region of Sesamum indicum cultivar Zhongzhi No. 13 linkage group LG8, S_indicum_v1.0, whole genome shotgun sequence:
- the LOC105168239 gene encoding putative potassium transporter 12 isoform X2 gives MSAVSGLQGRIPGFGTDALVVTSIIILVGLFSIQRFGTSKVGFMFAPALALWFFSLGAIGIYNMFKYDITVLKAINPFYIYLFFKKNSTNGWSALGGCVLCITGAEAMFADLGHFSVPSIQIAFTTVVFPCLLLAYMGQAAYLLKNPHAASRIFYDSVPDGLFWPVFVTATVAAVIASQAMISASFSCVKQAMALGCFPRLKIIHTSKKMMGQIYIPVINYFLMVMCIIVVAVFRSTTQIANAYGIAEVGVMIVSTTLVTLVMLLIWQTNLFLAICFPLIFGTIELIYLSAVLSKLLEGGWLPLAFASFFLCVMYTWNYGSVLKYQSEVRGKISMDLMLELGSSLGTVRVPGIGLLYNELVQGIPSVFGQFLLDLPAIHSTVVFVCIKYVPVPVVPQEERFLFRRVCPKDYHMFRCIARYGYKDIRKEDHHAFEQLLVESLERFLRKEAQDLALEGSLHERDLDSISMTSKDDDNQDLDGIGDLKTPLLQGPRTDETGASTSLRPQLPELPASVMSVDEDPSLEYELSALKEASDSGFTYLLGHGDVRATKNSVFLKKLVVNYFYAFLRRNCRGGAATMRVPHMNIMRVGMTYMV, from the exons ATGTCTGCTGTGAGCGGTCTGCAGGGTCGAATACCAGGATTTGGCACAG ATGCCCTTGTTGTTACATCAATTATTATCCTCGTGGGACTGTTTAGCATACAGAGGTTTGGAACGAGTAAGGTCGGTTTCATGTTCGCTCCTGCACTTGCGTTATGGTTCTTTAGCCTGGGAGCTATCGGAATTTACAACATGTTCAAGTACGACATAACTGTTCTAAAGGCCATAAATCCTTTCTACATATACCTTTTCTTCAAGAAGAATAGCACTAATGGATGGTCAGCACTTGGTGGTTGTGTTTTATGTATCACAG GTGCAGAGGCAATGTTTGCTGATTTAGGTCATTTCTCAGTGCCATCCATACAG ATAGCTTTCACCACTGTTGTCTTCCCCTGCCTCCTCTTAGCTTACATGGGACAAGCTGCATACCTTCTTAAAAACCCTCATGCTGCTAGCAGAATATTCTACGATTCTGTACCAG ATGGTCTTTTCTGGCCAGTGTTTGTGACAGCCACAGTTGCTGCTGTAATTGCTAGTCAGGCTATGATATCTGCTTCATTTTCATGCGTGAAGCAAGCCATGGCACTCGGATGCTTCCCTAGACTGAAGATTATCCACACCTCGAAGAAAATGATGGGCCAAATTTACATCCCTGTAATCAATTACTTCTTGATGGTCATGTGCATCATCGTGGTTGCCGTCTTCAGAAGCACCACCCAGATAGCAAATGCATATG GGATTGCTGAAGTCGGTGTAATGATTGTCAGCACTACCTTGGTGACACTCGTTATGCTTCTGATATGGCAAACTAACTTGTTTTTAGCCATCTGCTTTCCCCTCATCTTTGGAACGATCgagttaatttatttgtctGCTGTACTATCCAAGCTATTGGAAGGAGGTTGGCTTCCGCTGGCCTTTGCTTCCTTCTTCCTTTGTGTGATGTACACATGGAACTACGGTAGCGTATTGAAGTATCAGAGTGAAGTTAGGGGAAAGATATCGATGGACTTAATGCTTGAGCTTGGTTCTTCGCTCGGAACAGTAAGAGTCCCTGGGATTGGATTACTATACAACGAGCTGGTTCAAGGCATTCCGTCTGTTTTTGGACAGTTTCTGCTTGATCTTCCTGCTATTCACTCCACCGTCGTCTTTGTCTGCATCAAGTATGTCCCTGTACCTGTTGTGCCTCAAGAAGAAAGATTTTTGTTCAGAAGGGTTTGCCCGAAAGACTACCATATGTTTCGCTGCATCGCTCGATACGGTTACAAAGACATAAGGAAAGAAGATCACCATGCATTTGAGCAACTCTTGGTGGAAAGCCTAGAAAGGTTTCTAAGAAAAGAAGCTCAAGATCTTGCTCTGGAGGGAAGCCTTCACGAGCGTGATCTCGACAGCATTTCTATGACATCAAAGGATGACGACAACCAGGACCTGGATGGGATTGGAGATCTCAAGACCCCATTGCTGCAAGGTCCAAGAACAGACGAAACGGGAGCCTCTACGTCATTGAGACCACAATTACCAGAACTGCCAGCTAGTGTCATGTCCGTAGACGAAGATCCCAGTCTCGAGTACGAACTATCGGCCCTCAAAGAAGCTAGTGATTCAGGATTCACATACTTGCTCGGACACGGAGACGTGAGAGCAACAAAGAACTCAGTTTTCCTCAAGAAACTGGTTGTGAATTACTTCTACGCGTTCTTGAGGAGGAACTGCAGAGGTGGGGCTGCAACCATGAGAGTTCCTCACATGAACATAATGCGAGTCGGGATGACATACATGGTTTGA
- the LOC105168240 gene encoding spermidine synthase — MEVNNGGAAGQPEGFSSVIPGWFSEISPMWPGEAHSLKVEKILFQGKSDYQNVIVFQSSTYGKVLVLDGVIQLTERDECAYQEMITHLPLCSISNPKKVLVIGGGDGGVLREVSRHASVEKIDICEIDKMVVDVAKEYFPSVAVGFEDPRVTLHIGDGVAFLKAVPEGTYDAVIVDSSDPIGPAQELFEKPFFQSVAKALRPGGVVCTQAESIWLHMHIIEDIVANCRQIFKGSVNYAWTTVPTYPSGVIGFMLCSTEGPPVDFKKPINPIDADDSHVKTKGPLKFYNSEIHSAAFCLPSFARKVIESKAN, encoded by the exons ATGGAAGTAAACAACGGAGGCGCAGCGGGGCAACCGGAGGGCTTCTCCTCGGTTATACCGGGGTGGTTCTCGGAGATTAGCCCAATGTGGCCAG GAGAAGCGCACTCGTTGAAGGTAGAAAAGATATTATTTCAGGGAAAATCTGATTACCAGAATGTCATTGTTTTTCAG TCATCCACTTATGGGAAAGTTCTTGTCTTGGATGGCGTCATTCAGCTCACAGAGAGAGATGAATGTGCTTACCAAGAAATGATCACTCACCTTCCTCTCTGCTCAATTTCAAACCCGAAAAAG GTTCTGGTAATTGGAGGAGGAGATGGAGGTGTCTTGCGGGAAGTATCTCGTCATGCCTCTGTTGAGAAGATAGACATCTGTGAGATAGATAAGATGGTTGTTGAT GTTGCAAAGGAATATTTCCCAAGTGTGGCTGTTGGATTTGAGGATCCCCGAGTCACGCTGCACATTGGAGATG GAGTTGCATTTCTCAAGGCTGTGCCAGAGGGAACTTATGATGCAGTTATAGTGGATTCTTCAGACCCGATAG GTCCAGCACAAGAGTTGTTTGAAAAGCCCTTCTTTCAGTCGGTAGCCAAGGCTCTTCGTCCAGGAGGGGTTGTGTGCACTCAGGCTGAAAGCATTTGGCTTCACATGCACATTATCGAAGATATTGTTGCCAACTGCCGACAGATTTTCAAAGGCTCAGTCAATTACGCCTGGACCACAGTCCCAACATACCCAAG TGGTGTTATTGGTTTCATGCTTTGTTCCACTGAGGGTCCCCCTGTTGATTTCAAGAAACCAATTAACCCAATAGATGCGGATGATAGTCATGTGAAAACCAAGGGACCATTGAAGTTCTACAACTCTGAG ATACATTCTGCAGCTTTCTGTCTACCCTCATTTGCCAGAAAAGTCATCGAATCAAAGGCCAATTGA
- the LOC105168239 gene encoding putative potassium transporter 12 isoform X1 produces MEEDGIEEASVSLLGSSGSGGRSVGGGGGGESWRWVDGSEMDSEPPPWALFGDEEVREGYGSVRRRLVKKPKRVDSFDVEAMEIADRHSHHKKDVSLWGTLALGFQTLGVVYGDMGTSPLYVFADVFSKVPITSDVDILGTLSLVIYTIALIPLMKYVFVVLKANDSGEGGTFALYSLICRYANVNLLPNRQQADEYISSFKLRLPTPELERALNIKEALEHKSYLKKLLLLLVLMGTSMIIGDGILTPAISVMSAVSGLQGRIPGFGTDALVVTSIIILVGLFSIQRFGTSKVGFMFAPALALWFFSLGAIGIYNMFKYDITVLKAINPFYIYLFFKKNSTNGWSALGGCVLCITGAEAMFADLGHFSVPSIQIAFTTVVFPCLLLAYMGQAAYLLKNPHAASRIFYDSVPDGLFWPVFVTATVAAVIASQAMISASFSCVKQAMALGCFPRLKIIHTSKKMMGQIYIPVINYFLMVMCIIVVAVFRSTTQIANAYGIAEVGVMIVSTTLVTLVMLLIWQTNLFLAICFPLIFGTIELIYLSAVLSKLLEGGWLPLAFASFFLCVMYTWNYGSVLKYQSEVRGKISMDLMLELGSSLGTVRVPGIGLLYNELVQGIPSVFGQFLLDLPAIHSTVVFVCIKYVPVPVVPQEERFLFRRVCPKDYHMFRCIARYGYKDIRKEDHHAFEQLLVESLERFLRKEAQDLALEGSLHERDLDSISMTSKDDDNQDLDGIGDLKTPLLQGPRTDETGASTSLRPQLPELPASVMSVDEDPSLEYELSALKEASDSGFTYLLGHGDVRATKNSVFLKKLVVNYFYAFLRRNCRGGAATMRVPHMNIMRVGMTYMV; encoded by the exons atggaggAGGATGGGATTGAAGAGGCTAGTGTTAGTTTGTTAGGTAGCAGTGGTAGTGGCGGCCGCAGcgttggtggtggtggtggaggggaGTCATGGAGGTGGGTGGATGGGAGTGAGATGGACTCTGAGCCACCGCCGTGGGCTTTGTTTGGTGATGAAGAGGTTAGAGAAGGGTATGGGAGTGTGAGGAGGAGGCTAGTCAAGAAGCCCAAGAGAGTTGATTCCTTTGATGTTGAAGCTATGGAGATTGCTGATAGGCATTCCCACCATAAGAAG GATGTATCTCTTTGGGGAACTCTGGCGTTGGGGTTTCAAACACTTGGTGTTGTATATGGGGACATGGGTACAAGTCCTCTGTATGTCTTTGCTGATGTATTTAGCAAGGTGCCCATTACTTCGGATGTTGATATCTTGGGGACTTTATCACTAGTAATTTACACGATTGCGCTCATTCCTTTAATGAAATATGTTTTCGTGGTGCTGAAGGCGAATGATAGCGGGGAAG GAGGAACATTTGCACTGTACTCATTAATCTGTAGATATGCAAATGTTAATCTTCTGCCAAACCGTCAGCAGGCTGATGAGTATATTTCGAGTTTCAAGCTCAGGTTACCCACTCCTGAACTGGAGAGGGCTTTAAACATAAAGGAGGCCTTGGAGCACAAGTCCTATTTGAAAAAACTTCTCTTACTGCTTGTTCTTATGGGAACGTCTATGATTATAGGGGATGGTATTCTGACTCCAGCAATCTCAG TTATGTCTGCTGTGAGCGGTCTGCAGGGTCGAATACCAGGATTTGGCACAG ATGCCCTTGTTGTTACATCAATTATTATCCTCGTGGGACTGTTTAGCATACAGAGGTTTGGAACGAGTAAGGTCGGTTTCATGTTCGCTCCTGCACTTGCGTTATGGTTCTTTAGCCTGGGAGCTATCGGAATTTACAACATGTTCAAGTACGACATAACTGTTCTAAAGGCCATAAATCCTTTCTACATATACCTTTTCTTCAAGAAGAATAGCACTAATGGATGGTCAGCACTTGGTGGTTGTGTTTTATGTATCACAG GTGCAGAGGCAATGTTTGCTGATTTAGGTCATTTCTCAGTGCCATCCATACAG ATAGCTTTCACCACTGTTGTCTTCCCCTGCCTCCTCTTAGCTTACATGGGACAAGCTGCATACCTTCTTAAAAACCCTCATGCTGCTAGCAGAATATTCTACGATTCTGTACCAG ATGGTCTTTTCTGGCCAGTGTTTGTGACAGCCACAGTTGCTGCTGTAATTGCTAGTCAGGCTATGATATCTGCTTCATTTTCATGCGTGAAGCAAGCCATGGCACTCGGATGCTTCCCTAGACTGAAGATTATCCACACCTCGAAGAAAATGATGGGCCAAATTTACATCCCTGTAATCAATTACTTCTTGATGGTCATGTGCATCATCGTGGTTGCCGTCTTCAGAAGCACCACCCAGATAGCAAATGCATATG GGATTGCTGAAGTCGGTGTAATGATTGTCAGCACTACCTTGGTGACACTCGTTATGCTTCTGATATGGCAAACTAACTTGTTTTTAGCCATCTGCTTTCCCCTCATCTTTGGAACGATCgagttaatttatttgtctGCTGTACTATCCAAGCTATTGGAAGGAGGTTGGCTTCCGCTGGCCTTTGCTTCCTTCTTCCTTTGTGTGATGTACACATGGAACTACGGTAGCGTATTGAAGTATCAGAGTGAAGTTAGGGGAAAGATATCGATGGACTTAATGCTTGAGCTTGGTTCTTCGCTCGGAACAGTAAGAGTCCCTGGGATTGGATTACTATACAACGAGCTGGTTCAAGGCATTCCGTCTGTTTTTGGACAGTTTCTGCTTGATCTTCCTGCTATTCACTCCACCGTCGTCTTTGTCTGCATCAAGTATGTCCCTGTACCTGTTGTGCCTCAAGAAGAAAGATTTTTGTTCAGAAGGGTTTGCCCGAAAGACTACCATATGTTTCGCTGCATCGCTCGATACGGTTACAAAGACATAAGGAAAGAAGATCACCATGCATTTGAGCAACTCTTGGTGGAAAGCCTAGAAAGGTTTCTAAGAAAAGAAGCTCAAGATCTTGCTCTGGAGGGAAGCCTTCACGAGCGTGATCTCGACAGCATTTCTATGACATCAAAGGATGACGACAACCAGGACCTGGATGGGATTGGAGATCTCAAGACCCCATTGCTGCAAGGTCCAAGAACAGACGAAACGGGAGCCTCTACGTCATTGAGACCACAATTACCAGAACTGCCAGCTAGTGTCATGTCCGTAGACGAAGATCCCAGTCTCGAGTACGAACTATCGGCCCTCAAAGAAGCTAGTGATTCAGGATTCACATACTTGCTCGGACACGGAGACGTGAGAGCAACAAAGAACTCAGTTTTCCTCAAGAAACTGGTTGTGAATTACTTCTACGCGTTCTTGAGGAGGAACTGCAGAGGTGGGGCTGCAACCATGAGAGTTCCTCACATGAACATAATGCGAGTCGGGATGACATACATGGTTTGA